The Thiosulfativibrio zosterae genome has a window encoding:
- a CDS encoding putative bifunctional diguanylate cyclase/phosphodiesterase, translating to MKKPSISSLIIFLLPALLALGIMGLVNLYSSTHFIDTEQSNLSHIEKHTQNMRMTLNFIQQTGQLHSRLETLLEAAKQKTQSQGQLYLSHTKIIDELASLEQQFQQLESTLNQLPSDQMDLKKWKEGFIKFKHFCMMATDIIAIDPSTAQTYLNSAQKSFFDFSYHAYLVSEHLSKQTNQTIKESKTLLEDSKSVLYLMFALASMIALLVAILAARKLSEYHRDILSSLTALTNNTKNIPELPRITQLVSKTRGEIQNLGQAVLKFRDVLILNEAEQKHIFELAFCDTLTQLPNRSSLLKKLSTELEDLKLANKQNALFKINLNRFKLFNDGMGYEFGDELLKLLALRLKHFDLPDIECFRTGGDEFVIRIPFTAVNNQDLSSHLNLLAESLHHHVSKEFSIANHRIKVTVNIGMTLYPMSANDTPLEVLRHSMIALHKSKELGQRQTVIFNSDLLKSANDSFEIEKDLEKALKNNELVFYLQSQIHPTNKTHFAESLIRWHHPTKGMISPMVFIGIAEKSDLIVQIDQWMLTQACHFIVQQTLLGKSVHISVNISGRHFTKPDFIEEIETLIAKTGVDAHKLTLEITESVLVTDLEDVIEKMRHLRRYGIRFSIDDFGTGYSSLAYLKKLPVHELKIDKLFINEIATNPDDFKLVRAIFEVAKTFDLSVVVEGVEDEHQLEVLNGLGKPIIQGFIYAKPIPANDWAQQLTVAQSV from the coding sequence ATGAAAAAACCCAGCATATCTTCCCTAATCATTTTTCTACTGCCAGCACTGCTGGCTTTAGGCATTATGGGGCTGGTCAACCTTTATAGTTCAACCCACTTTATTGATACCGAACAAAGCAATCTGTCGCATATCGAAAAACACACTCAAAATATGCGCATGACCCTTAACTTTATTCAGCAAACGGGTCAACTCCACAGCCGACTAGAAACACTGCTGGAAGCCGCCAAACAAAAAACGCAATCACAAGGGCAACTCTATCTCAGCCACACCAAAATTATCGATGAGTTGGCCAGTTTAGAACAACAGTTTCAACAACTTGAAAGCACCCTCAATCAATTGCCCAGTGACCAAATGGACCTAAAAAAATGGAAAGAGGGGTTTATCAAATTTAAACATTTTTGCATGATGGCTACGGACATCATCGCCATCGACCCCAGCACGGCGCAAACCTACCTTAACTCTGCCCAAAAGTCGTTTTTTGATTTTTCATACCATGCTTATTTAGTGTCTGAACACCTCTCCAAACAAACCAATCAAACCATTAAAGAGTCCAAAACACTGTTAGAAGATTCCAAAAGTGTGCTTTATTTGATGTTTGCGTTAGCGTCTATGATTGCGCTATTAGTTGCCATTTTGGCAGCCCGCAAACTCTCAGAATATCATCGCGACATACTTTCTTCACTCACGGCCTTAACCAATAACACCAAAAACATTCCAGAGCTTCCTAGAATTACTCAGTTGGTGTCAAAAACCCGTGGCGAAATTCAAAACCTTGGGCAGGCTGTTCTTAAATTTAGAGATGTCTTAATCTTGAATGAAGCTGAACAAAAGCATATTTTTGAATTGGCTTTTTGTGACACCCTTACCCAACTCCCCAACCGCTCCTCACTGCTTAAAAAGTTAAGCACCGAGCTTGAAGACTTAAAGCTCGCCAACAAACAAAACGCCCTATTCAAAATTAACCTGAATCGCTTTAAGTTATTTAATGATGGCATGGGGTATGAGTTTGGAGATGAACTCCTCAAACTGCTCGCACTACGCCTTAAACATTTCGACCTGCCAGACATTGAATGCTTTAGAACCGGTGGCGACGAGTTTGTGATCAGAATTCCGTTTACCGCTGTCAACAACCAAGACCTATCGAGCCACCTCAATTTACTGGCCGAAAGTTTGCATCATCATGTCAGCAAAGAATTCTCAATTGCCAACCACCGCATCAAAGTCACGGTGAATATCGGCATGACCCTCTATCCTATGAGCGCCAATGACACGCCTTTAGAAGTGCTAAGGCACAGTATGATTGCACTGCATAAATCTAAAGAATTAGGGCAACGCCAAACGGTGATTTTTAACAGCGATCTTTTAAAATCCGCCAATGACAGCTTTGAAATTGAAAAAGACCTCGAAAAAGCGCTTAAAAATAACGAGCTGGTTTTTTATCTTCAAAGCCAAATTCACCCCACCAATAAGACCCACTTTGCCGAATCCTTGATTCGCTGGCATCACCCCACCAAAGGCATGATTTCTCCAATGGTTTTTATTGGCATTGCCGAAAAGTCAGACCTGATTGTTCAAATCGACCAATGGATGTTAACGCAAGCTTGTCACTTTATTGTGCAGCAAACGCTGTTGGGTAAAAGCGTGCATATCTCGGTCAATATTTCTGGGCGCCATTTCACCAAACCTGATTTTATCGAAGAAATCGAAACCCTGATTGCCAAAACCGGCGTAGATGCCCACAAACTGACGCTTGAAATCACCGAAAGTGTTTTGGTGACAGACCTTGAAGATGTCATTGAAAAAATGCGCCATTTGCGCCGTTATGGCATACGCTTTTCGATTGATGATTTTGGCACGGGCTATTCGTCACTCGCCTATTTGAAAAAACTACCCGTGCACGAACTTAAAATAGACAAACTGTTTATTAATGAAATTGCCACCAACCCAGACGACTTTAAATTGGTACGCGCCATTTTTGAAGTCGCCAAAACCTTTGACTTGAGCGTGGTGGTTGAAGGCGTTGAAGATGAGCACCAACTCGAAGTGCTTAACGGACTGGGCAAACCCATTATTCAAGGCTTTATCTACGCCAAACCCATTCCTGCGAATGACTGGGCCCAACAACTCACTGTTGCGCAAAGCGTTTAA
- a CDS encoding sensor domain-containing protein — protein sequence MSQWQLVVKNTQEGKALLLYGNEPVKLLLAEQANFPCEILPDSLLWELLHPSKQSTSLNQQVKVQSSAEDSPVENASVAIVWDGVRYFFTRHPFTDDDQAALILFLGGPAPSELECQAVLNDGQFLSILTNNLPDMLWAKDLEGRYLFANQAICDNLLMANNIEEPIGKNDMFFAQREREKHADNPAWHTFGELCFNSDEVVIENMKAMAFEEYGNIRGELCYLDVHKAPLFDAQGQLIGTVGSGRDITLQKALEVQLERQAFYDELTGLPNRNLFWDRLKKVVDTNTKSQSKVAVLVFDLDNFKEINDAIGHQVGDLVLIEIAKKLSILVSEGQTLARLGGDEFGLIIQDIKGIASLAEKVSQYIDLMAAPIIIDDHVFYVTLSIGVAIFPDDGLDANSILKNADAALFKAKADGRNHYQFYSQEMTQKALERVALESSLRAAIQKKEFEVFYQPQMQIINGVARLSGLEALVRWRHPQLGLLSPAQFIPLAEETGLIIPLDRLVMEQAISQVAQWDTAGLDWGVLSLNVAPHQLEREDFSVVLASQLKQYGVAAERIMLEVTESQIMQNPDKAIAMLKQLRALGFGIAIDDFGTGYSSLSYLKKLPLNKLKIDQSFVRDLPEDEDDTAITRAVIALGKSLGLSLIAEGVETAEQQHFILQNGCDTIQGFFYSRPLPAAEMSVLLSAKA from the coding sequence ATGAGCCAGTGGCAATTAGTCGTCAAAAATACCCAAGAAGGTAAAGCGCTGCTACTCTATGGCAATGAGCCAGTTAAATTATTACTCGCTGAACAAGCTAATTTCCCCTGCGAAATTCTACCCGATTCTCTTCTTTGGGAGTTGCTCCATCCTTCAAAACAATCAACATCTCTTAATCAGCAAGTTAAGGTTCAAAGTTCAGCAGAAGACAGCCCTGTTGAAAACGCATCCGTTGCAATCGTTTGGGATGGCGTGCGGTATTTTTTTACAAGACACCCATTTACTGACGATGATCAAGCCGCATTGATTTTGTTTTTAGGTGGGCCTGCGCCTTCAGAATTGGAGTGCCAAGCCGTCTTAAATGATGGGCAGTTCTTAAGTATTTTGACCAATAATTTACCCGATATGTTGTGGGCGAAAGATTTGGAAGGGCGCTATTTATTTGCAAATCAAGCCATTTGCGACAACTTGTTAATGGCCAATAATATTGAAGAACCCATTGGCAAAAACGACATGTTTTTTGCACAACGAGAGCGTGAAAAACACGCCGACAATCCGGCATGGCACACCTTTGGTGAGTTATGTTTTAACTCAGATGAAGTGGTCATAGAAAACATGAAAGCTATGGCGTTTGAAGAGTATGGCAATATTCGTGGTGAGTTGTGTTACCTAGATGTGCATAAAGCCCCTTTGTTTGATGCACAAGGTCAGTTGATTGGTACGGTGGGCAGTGGTCGAGATATTACCCTTCAAAAAGCCTTAGAGGTTCAGTTGGAGCGCCAAGCTTTTTATGATGAGCTTACCGGTTTGCCCAATCGTAATTTGTTTTGGGATCGCTTAAAAAAGGTAGTTGATACCAATACAAAAAGCCAAAGCAAAGTGGCTGTTTTGGTATTTGATTTAGATAACTTTAAAGAGATTAATGATGCTATTGGTCACCAAGTGGGCGATTTGGTTTTAATTGAAATCGCAAAAAAGCTCTCTATCTTGGTTTCCGAGGGGCAAACACTGGCGCGCTTGGGCGGTGATGAGTTTGGTTTAATTATTCAAGACATTAAAGGCATTGCCAGTTTGGCGGAAAAGGTATCGCAATATATCGACTTGATGGCGGCGCCCATTATCATAGATGATCATGTTTTTTATGTGACCTTGAGTATCGGTGTTGCTATTTTTCCAGATGATGGATTAGATGCCAACAGTATTCTCAAAAATGCCGATGCCGCGCTGTTTAAAGCAAAAGCAGACGGCAGAAATCACTATCAATTTTACAGCCAAGAAATGACGCAAAAAGCGTTAGAGCGAGTCGCCTTAGAAAGTAGTTTGCGTGCAGCCATTCAGAAAAAAGAGTTTGAGGTTTTTTACCAGCCACAAATGCAAATCATAAACGGCGTTGCGCGATTAAGCGGATTAGAAGCGTTGGTGCGTTGGCGACATCCTCAATTAGGGCTTTTGAGCCCCGCGCAATTTATTCCACTGGCAGAAGAAACAGGGCTGATTATCCCCTTGGATCGCTTGGTGATGGAACAGGCCATCTCACAAGTGGCTCAGTGGGATACTGCGGGATTAGATTGGGGCGTTTTGTCGTTAAATGTGGCGCCACATCAACTCGAGCGAGAAGATTTTAGTGTTGTCTTAGCGAGTCAGCTAAAGCAGTATGGCGTAGCAGCAGAGCGCATTATGTTGGAGGTGACTGAAAGTCAAATCATGCAAAACCCAGATAAGGCAATCGCCATGCTTAAACAACTGCGTGCGCTAGGGTTTGGGATTGCCATTGATGATTTTGGAACAGGCTATTCTTCCTTGTCTTATTTGAAAAAACTACCACTTAACAAGTTAAAAATTGACCAGTCTTTTGTTCGTGACCTTCCAGAGGATGAGGATGACACCGCCATTACCCGTGCGGTCATCGCCTTAGGCAAAAGTTTAGGGTTGAGTTTGATTGCTGAGGGCGTTGAAACGGCAGAACAGCAGCATTTTATTTTGCAAAATGGCTGCGATACCATTCAAGGCTTTTTCTACAGTAGGCCCTTGCCGGCAGCAGAAATGTCGGTTTTATTAAGCGCTAAGGCTTAA
- a CDS encoding DMT family transporter — protein sequence MTRSLVLQTAFLTLASITAFAANAVVCRWALDHQLIDPVSFTSLRLGSGAASLFLVMTWFHWRKKSNQAASLNSATETVSHGSWRAAIILFLYAITFSYGYVAISTATGALLLAAVVQLTMIGYAVKNGDKLHTAEWIGVGLALLGLLYLVYPKLTTPSWWGLVMVVASAYTWALYTLNGRKSLNPLSDTAFNFYRTLPMITLASTLSLLFTEQVFITEKGFLLAIISGGVTTGLGYILWYTALPRISSSLASASQLLVPLLAAFGAAWMISEPITLRFLIAATLMLGGLALVLHGRNQHRKAALKTPA from the coding sequence ATGACTCGCAGCTTAGTGTTGCAAACTGCTTTTTTAACGCTTGCATCTATCACCGCCTTTGCCGCCAATGCCGTGGTGTGTCGCTGGGCGTTAGACCATCAACTCATTGACCCTGTGAGCTTTACCAGCTTGCGCTTAGGTTCGGGCGCCGCCAGTTTGTTTTTGGTGATGACTTGGTTTCATTGGCGCAAAAAATCCAATCAAGCCGCCAGCTTAAACTCTGCCACAGAAACCGTTAGCCATGGTAGTTGGCGTGCGGCAATTATTTTATTTTTGTATGCCATTACCTTTTCTTACGGTTATGTTGCCATCAGCACCGCCACTGGTGCTTTATTATTGGCTGCCGTGGTGCAACTGACCATGATTGGCTATGCCGTCAAAAATGGCGACAAACTGCACACGGCAGAGTGGATTGGTGTAGGTCTTGCGCTGTTAGGCCTGTTGTATTTGGTCTATCCAAAACTCACCACGCCCTCTTGGTGGGGTTTGGTCATGGTCGTGGCATCGGCTTACACTTGGGCGCTTTATACGCTCAATGGACGCAAATCACTTAACCCCTTGTCCGACACCGCATTTAATTTTTACCGCACTTTACCCATGATAACACTGGCCAGTACCTTGAGTTTGCTGTTTACCGAGCAAGTGTTTATCACCGAAAAAGGATTCCTATTGGCGATTATCTCAGGTGGTGTCACCACGGGACTGGGGTATATTTTATGGTACACCGCTTTGCCACGCATCTCATCCAGTTTGGCTTCGGCTTCGCAATTGCTCGTGCCTTTATTGGCGGCTTTTGGCGCGGCTTGGATGATCAGTGAACCCATTACTTTGCGCTTTTTAATCGCCGCCACCTTAATGCTCGGTGGCCTCGCCTTAGTTTTGCACGGACGCAATCAACACCGCAAAGCGGCGTTAAAAACGCCGGCTTAA
- a CDS encoding MBL fold metallo-hydrolase, whose amino-acid sequence MIKITCVVENSVKLGSPFWGEHGMSVLIENTQTQERILFDTGQSGEVLLHNLERLNITPDSIQQLVLSHGHYDHAGGLYALLKARTAGTTLPIYGHPDIFSAHFSTHPNGQLKPVMMPKTQAELEALGARWELNVQSQPITAQLFTTGEIPKLEPLENFGDERLVIQNPQNPDERLKDPIKDDMSLVIQTSQGLIVVLGCCHAGVINTLNHIEQVFANQPILAMMGGTHLASASEARLQKTAERVASIPQIGFSHCTGIAVMARFLAQMPQQAFVFQVGTELTFAL is encoded by the coding sequence ATGATCAAAATTACCTGTGTGGTCGAAAACTCCGTTAAACTCGGTTCACCCTTTTGGGGTGAACACGGCATGTCTGTGCTGATCGAAAACACCCAAACCCAAGAACGCATCCTGTTTGATACCGGACAATCGGGCGAGGTACTGTTGCACAATCTTGAACGCCTTAACATTACCCCCGACAGCATTCAACAACTGGTGCTCAGCCACGGACATTATGACCACGCTGGCGGACTTTACGCTCTGCTGAAAGCACGCACGGCTGGTACAACCCTGCCTATTTATGGTCATCCAGACATTTTCTCGGCACATTTTTCTACGCATCCCAATGGCCAGCTAAAACCGGTGATGATGCCCAAAACCCAAGCTGAACTCGAAGCCTTAGGCGCGCGCTGGGAGCTGAATGTCCAATCACAACCCATCACTGCCCAATTGTTTACCACAGGCGAAATTCCCAAACTTGAACCCTTGGAAAACTTTGGCGACGAACGCTTGGTGATTCAAAACCCTCAGAATCCAGATGAGCGTTTAAAAGACCCGATTAAAGATGACATGAGCTTGGTCATTCAAACCTCACAGGGTTTAATCGTGGTGTTAGGTTGCTGCCATGCGGGTGTCATCAATACCCTCAACCACATTGAGCAAGTCTTTGCCAATCAACCCATCTTAGCCATGATGGGCGGAACCCATTTGGCCAGTGCTTCAGAGGCCAGATTGCAAAAAACCGCCGAGCGCGTTGCGTCTATTCCACAAATCGGCTTTAGCCATTGCACGGGCATTGCGGTGATGGCGCGCTTTTTAGCACAAATGCCGCAACAAGCCTTTGTGTTTCAAGTGGGCACTGAGCTCACTTTTGCCCTGTAA
- a CDS encoding DMT family transporter has product MVLFLLSFIWGYNWVVMKDGLSDSAPLWFGSIRTIVPGLLLILLLPLLKKSMTPPPMRFVLPLALLQTTGFVGFTMLALEEGAVGATAILVFTMPIWLTLMAHTFLHERLTKRHWLAILVAAVGLFLMIAPWQTHLALAASLFALLSGIAWAGGSLWQKKYGPLYQLDMINITAWQMLFGGFFLLASAMLLEDYRMNWTPHFAWVVFYNLIPVGAVGWLMWFYVLHNLPTKVAGFGSLLIPTIGVLAAWIQLGEEPDTFEFLGILFILTALVMILWPTKLFKPPTA; this is encoded by the coding sequence ATCGTTTTATTTTTGTTGAGTTTTATTTGGGGCTATAACTGGGTCGTGATGAAAGACGGTCTGAGCGATAGTGCGCCTTTATGGTTTGGCTCTATTCGTACCATTGTGCCCGGCTTATTATTGATTTTGCTGTTGCCGCTGCTTAAAAAAAGCATGACGCCACCGCCCATGCGTTTTGTATTGCCACTCGCGCTGTTGCAAACCACAGGTTTTGTTGGCTTTACCATGTTAGCACTTGAAGAAGGTGCGGTTGGCGCAACGGCGATTTTGGTATTCACCATGCCGATTTGGCTCACCTTGATGGCGCACACTTTTTTACATGAACGCCTCACCAAACGCCATTGGTTAGCCATACTGGTGGCGGCAGTTGGATTGTTTCTGATGATTGCGCCCTGGCAAACCCACCTGGCTTTAGCCGCCAGTTTATTTGCCCTGCTCTCAGGGATTGCATGGGCAGGCGGTTCACTGTGGCAAAAGAAATATGGGCCTTTATATCAACTCGACATGATTAATATCACCGCTTGGCAAATGCTGTTTGGCGGATTCTTTTTACTGGCCAGTGCAATGTTGTTGGAAGACTATCGCATGAATTGGACACCGCATTTTGCATGGGTGGTGTTTTATAATCTAATTCCAGTGGGTGCGGTGGGTTGGTTGATGTGGTTTTATGTACTGCACAATTTACCGACCAAAGTCGCCGGCTTTGGCTCTTTGCTGATTCCAACCATAGGCGTTTTAGCCGCATGGATACAACTGGGCGAAGAGCCAGATACCTTTGAATTTCTGGGTATCTTGTTTATTTTGACCGCCTTAGTGATGATTTTGTGGCCAACAAAATTATTTAAACCACCGACTGCATAA
- a CDS encoding protein adenylyltransferase SelO: MFINRYTQLPSHFYSEVRPEVMQGAQLAFVNRALQQDLGLSLSDEALLGLLSGEQLQAGMLPIAHKYTGHQFGYYNPDLGDGRGMLLGQFTQSENAQKSSKNDQAWSNLASNTWDFHLKGAGRTPYSRRGDGRAVLRSSIRELLASEALFGLGVPTTRALGLATSFNPTERVWRETSEPRATILRLTPSHIRFGHFEWAASRGKADLQVLLNQVLNWHYPELKIAEHPAAALLKEVCHRTAKMIAAWQTVGFNHGVMNTDNMSILGETFDFGPYAFFDDFQIGYICNHSDDQGRYAYNEQPKIGLWNCQVLAHALKDLLTEAQVDEALTHYIETYNATYIQRMMAKIGCVTVLEHDKQFIGNLLVLMDQQRVDFNLFFRALAGGVGKDNEQLRGLLSQPHLFEDWFLDYQARLALENRTPSEIAATIFANSPAVYLRNYIAQEIIEAAEQGDFSLLEFWVPKLQKPFENYPELQAYQQPPKPQCKNIVLSCSS, translated from the coding sequence ATGTTTATTAATCGCTACACCCAACTCCCATCCCATTTTTACAGTGAAGTGCGCCCTGAAGTGATGCAAGGCGCGCAGTTGGCGTTTGTGAATCGGGCATTGCAGCAGGATTTGGGGTTGTCTTTAAGTGATGAGGCGCTCTTGGGGTTGTTGTCGGGCGAGCAGTTGCAAGCGGGTATGTTGCCGATTGCGCATAAGTATACCGGTCATCAATTTGGGTATTACAATCCCGATTTAGGGGATGGGCGGGGCATGTTGTTGGGGCAATTTACCCAGTCTGAAAATGCCCAAAAATCATCCAAAAATGACCAGGCCTGGTCAAATTTAGCTTCAAATACTTGGGATTTCCACCTTAAAGGTGCTGGGCGCACCCCTTATTCGCGCCGGGGCGATGGTCGGGCGGTATTGCGCTCATCCATTCGGGAACTCTTAGCCAGTGAGGCTTTGTTTGGATTGGGTGTGCCCACCACGCGAGCTTTGGGGTTGGCCACGTCGTTCAATCCAACTGAACGCGTTTGGCGCGAAACCAGTGAGCCGCGTGCCACGATTTTGCGTTTAACACCATCGCACATTCGTTTTGGACATTTTGAATGGGCGGCCAGTCGCGGGAAGGCGGATCTGCAGGTGTTGCTGAATCAGGTGCTGAATTGGCACTATCCCGAATTAAAAATCGCCGAGCATCCCGCCGCGGCTTTGCTTAAAGAAGTGTGTCATCGCACGGCCAAAATGATTGCCGCATGGCAAACTGTTGGCTTTAATCATGGGGTGATGAATACCGATAATATGTCGATTTTGGGCGAAACCTTTGATTTTGGGCCCTATGCATTTTTTGACGATTTTCAAATTGGTTATATTTGTAATCACAGTGATGACCAAGGGCGTTATGCCTATAACGAACAGCCCAAAATTGGTTTGTGGAATTGTCAGGTGCTGGCGCATGCATTAAAAGATTTGCTGACTGAGGCGCAGGTGGATGAGGCGTTGACGCACTATATTGAAACCTACAATGCCACTTATATCCAGCGCATGATGGCTAAAATAGGGTGTGTAACAGTTTTAGAGCATGACAAACAATTCATTGGCAATTTGCTGGTGTTGATGGATCAGCAGCGTGTGGACTTTAATTTGTTTTTTAGAGCCTTAGCTGGTGGTGTTGGCAAGGATAATGAACAGTTGCGAGGTTTGCTGTCGCAACCGCATTTGTTTGAGGATTGGTTTTTGGATTATCAAGCGCGTTTGGCGCTAGAAAATCGAACGCCATCTGAGATTGCCGCAACGATTTTTGCCAACTCTCCAGCGGTTTATTTGCGTAATTACATTGCACAAGAAATCATCGAAGCCGCCGAGCAGGGCGATTTTTCCTTGTTAGAGTTTTGGGTGCCTAAACTCCAAAAGCCGTTTGAGAATTACCCAGAACTGCAGGCTTATCAACAACCGCCTAAGCCGCAGTGTAAAAATATTGTTTTAAGTTGTTCTTCTTAG
- a CDS encoding RNA polymerase sigma factor has product MQYAKLYRLALAWSQQQSLAQDLVQEAMLKAIEKQHQLQNLQDLEPWLCKILHNLYIDRLRYNQQWQFTDTEDIDHFDFAKSCEDNCITQQTEFTVHQAIGCLPFEQREVVTLVDLQGFSYQETASVLEVPVGTVMSRLSRARSKLKSLLEREYSHKKSQKVVYLRSQK; this is encoded by the coding sequence ATGCAATATGCAAAGCTATACCGCTTGGCTTTGGCATGGAGCCAACAGCAGTCTTTGGCACAGGATTTGGTTCAAGAAGCCATGTTAAAGGCGATTGAAAAACAACATCAGCTCCAAAATTTGCAAGATTTAGAACCTTGGTTATGCAAAATTTTGCACAACCTTTACATTGACAGGCTGCGTTATAATCAACAGTGGCAATTTACCGATACGGAAGATATAGATCATTTTGATTTTGCTAAATCTTGCGAGGACAATTGTATTACTCAACAAACTGAGTTTACGGTCCATCAAGCCATAGGTTGCTTGCCTTTTGAGCAAAGAGAAGTGGTCACCTTAGTTGATTTGCAGGGATTTAGCTATCAAGAAACAGCCAGTGTTTTAGAGGTACCTGTGGGCACGGTTATGTCGCGTTTGTCGCGAGCTCGAAGTAAATTAAAATCTCTTTTAGAAAGAGAGTATTCCCATAAAAAAAGCCAAAAAGTTGTTTATTTACGGAGTCAGAAATGA
- a CDS encoding porin produces MNNEVQSTQIKKTMLAAAVATALVAGNVQAANWLMLQGTEPANSAERAKVWGFVQAEYQQTDDTLLPSGKKAAFNQLAPDLSTSSGFNIKRARIGVRGANLPLDSKVNYFLLAEFGNNGITTGGNAGPGQVSDASITLNHIPGARIRVGQFKTPGVEESLQAAPVFNYVNFTTMTDRIINERQFTSSTGNTGRNGSNSSFRDIGVQVFDAFDVKGYELSYALMYGNGNGLNRSDNNKFKDLYTYVSLEKYFSDDKGPRAKSFKVFAWNQDGKRTLSDLGDKNRTRSGLGTTFFNGKFRAAAEYITADGMIYGGSSGGGLPSDGATFSVQADEKANGYYLDLGYRVIPKLELKVRYDTLNSGTEVATNERKFTTTTIGGQYFINKKTTLLVDYEMREASAPNLASTHAANKILDTMDNRIAIQLGVVF; encoded by the coding sequence ATGAATAACGAAGTTCAATCAACTCAAATTAAAAAAACCATGCTGGCAGCGGCCGTTGCAACCGCTTTAGTTGCCGGAAATGTTCAAGCCGCAAACTGGTTAATGCTGCAAGGCACAGAACCTGCCAACAGTGCCGAACGCGCTAAGGTTTGGGGGTTTGTGCAAGCTGAATATCAACAAACTGACGACACCCTTCTACCAAGTGGTAAAAAGGCTGCTTTCAACCAGTTAGCACCAGATTTAAGTACATCATCAGGATTTAACATTAAAAGAGCGCGTATTGGCGTAAGAGGCGCTAATCTGCCTTTGGATTCAAAGGTAAATTACTTTTTACTGGCAGAGTTTGGGAATAATGGAATTACTACCGGAGGCAATGCCGGCCCCGGACAAGTTTCCGATGCCAGCATTACGCTCAACCACATTCCAGGCGCGCGTATTCGTGTAGGACAATTTAAAACGCCTGGCGTTGAAGAGAGCTTGCAAGCCGCACCTGTTTTTAATTATGTCAACTTTACGACGATGACTGACCGCATCATTAATGAACGCCAATTCACTAGCTCTACAGGTAATACTGGGCGCAATGGTTCTAATAGTTCTTTCCGTGATATTGGTGTACAGGTGTTTGATGCTTTTGATGTTAAAGGCTATGAGCTGAGTTATGCCTTAATGTATGGCAATGGTAATGGCTTAAACCGCAGTGACAACAACAAATTCAAAGACTTATACACCTATGTATCCTTAGAAAAATACTTTTCAGATGACAAAGGCCCTCGCGCCAAAAGCTTTAAGGTGTTTGCTTGGAATCAAGATGGTAAACGCACTTTATCCGACTTAGGTGACAAAAATCGCACCAGAAGCGGCTTAGGAACCACCTTCTTCAATGGCAAGTTTAGAGCTGCGGCTGAATATATTACTGCAGATGGTATGATTTATGGGGGATCTTCAGGGGGTGGATTGCCCAGTGATGGCGCAACCTTTAGTGTTCAAGCTGACGAAAAAGCCAACGGCTATTACCTAGACTTAGGCTATCGTGTGATTCCAAAGCTAGAACTTAAAGTGCGTTATGACACACTTAATAGTGGCACAGAAGTAGCAACGAATGAGCGCAAATTTACAACCACGACCATTGGGGGACAATATTTTATTAACAAAAAAACGACCCTGTTAGTGGACTACGAAATGCGCGAAGCATCTGCACCAAATCTCGCATCAACGCACGCGGCTAATAAAATTTTAGATACGATGGACAACCGTATCGCCATCCAATTAGGGGTAGTTTTCTAA
- a CDS encoding META domain-containing protein, whose amino-acid sequence MRLLTTILMGFLLGLGLMSCSLNSEKPVVQNVPLKGTTWHLTHQYDPKTFDAIGVDIQASLVLSDAGFSISGSDGCNRFVGAYQGAQSADGRLSFSRFSSTRMACIHHAEQSQAFMAALKGVTELELYGKILTLYQGNKPLLRFSPEAPAKQVQRVNYRCGTTDLKVHFEDQTAYLNWLDEEQILPYVLSASGTKYMNNQLTFWTKGRKAFLIWDKQNLACEQQD is encoded by the coding sequence ATGAGATTACTAACAACCATTTTAATGGGCTTTTTATTGGGTTTGGGTTTGATGAGTTGCAGCCTTAACTCGGAAAAGCCTGTTGTGCAAAATGTGCCGTTAAAAGGCACAACATGGCATTTGACGCATCAATATGACCCCAAAACTTTTGACGCAATCGGCGTGGATATTCAGGCGAGTTTGGTGTTGAGTGACGCAGGCTTTTCTATCAGTGGTTCGGATGGTTGCAATCGTTTTGTGGGCGCTTATCAGGGCGCTCAATCGGCAGATGGTCGCTTGAGTTTTTCAAGATTTTCCAGCACGCGCATGGCTTGTATTCATCATGCCGAACAAAGCCAAGCCTTTATGGCGGCCTTGAAGGGCGTGACCGAGCTTGAGTTGTATGGCAAAATTTTAACGCTCTATCAAGGCAATAAGCCGTTATTACGATTTAGCCCTGAAGCGCCTGCCAAACAAGTTCAACGGGTCAATTATCGCTGCGGCACAACGGATCTTAAAGTGCATTTTGAGGATCAAACCGCCTATTTAAATTGGTTGGATGAAGAGCAAATTTTGCCTTATGTTTTGTCGGCTTCAGGGACCAAATATATGAATAACCAGCTGACTTTTTGGACCAAAGGTCGTAAAGCTTTCTTGATTTGGGACAAACAAAACCTAGCCTGCGAGCAACAAGATTAA